One window from the genome of Streptococcus salivarius encodes:
- a CDS encoding metal ABC transporter substrate-binding protein, translating to MKKILSTIVLLLLAVVTLTACTNKQGSNKDKLRVVTTNSIIADITKNIAGDKITLHSIVPVGKDPHEYEPLPDDVKKTSQADLIFYNGINLETGGNAWFTKLVKNAHKTENKDYFAVSDGVKVIYLEGQSEKGKEDPHAWLNLENGIIYAQNIAKQLIAKDPKNKTYYEKNLKSYTDKLSKLDQEAKETFNKIPDEKKLIVTSEGCFKYFSKAYGVPSAYIWEINTEEEGTPDQIKTLVEKLRQTKVPALFVESSVDERPMKTVSKDTNIPIYAKIFTDSIAEKGQDGDSYYNMMKYNLDKITQGLNQ from the coding sequence ATGAAAAAAATACTATCAACAATAGTACTACTACTTTTAGCGGTAGTTACTCTAACAGCTTGTACCAATAAACAAGGCAGTAACAAGGATAAATTACGAGTCGTTACGACCAATTCCATTATTGCTGATATCACCAAAAATATTGCCGGAGATAAAATCACTCTCCACAGTATTGTCCCCGTTGGTAAGGATCCTCACGAATACGAACCCCTTCCTGATGATGTAAAGAAGACATCGCAAGCTGACTTGATTTTTTACAACGGTATTAATTTAGAAACTGGTGGAAATGCTTGGTTTACTAAGTTAGTCAAGAATGCTCATAAAACAGAAAATAAAGATTATTTTGCAGTTAGTGATGGTGTTAAGGTAATTTACCTTGAAGGTCAATCAGAAAAAGGTAAGGAAGATCCCCACGCTTGGCTTAATCTGGAAAATGGGATTATTTATGCTCAAAATATTGCCAAGCAACTGATTGCTAAGGACCCTAAAAACAAGACCTACTACGAAAAGAATCTAAAATCCTATACTGACAAACTTAGTAAACTGGACCAAGAAGCTAAAGAAACATTTAACAAGATTCCCGATGAGAAAAAACTGATTGTCACTAGTGAAGGATGCTTCAAATACTTCTCAAAAGCCTATGGCGTACCATCTGCCTACATCTGGGAAATCAATACAGAAGAAGAAGGCACACCAGACCAAATCAAAACACTCGTGGAAAAACTACGTCAAACAAAGGTACCAGCTCTCTTTGTCGAATCTAGTGTCGATGAACGCCCTATGAAAACAGTATCTAAGGATACCAATATTCCTATCTATGCAAAGATCTTTACAGATTCTATTGCTGAAAAAGGGCAAGACGGTGACAGCTACTACAACATGATGAAATATAATCTGGATAAAATCACCCAAGGCTTGAATCAGTAA
- a CDS encoding metal ABC transporter permease yields MISEFIDGLLNFHFLQNALITALVIGIVGGAVGCFIILRGMSLMGDAISHAVLPGVAISFILGINFFIGAIIFGLLASTMITYIKSNSIIKSDTAIGITFSSFLALGIILIGVANSSTDLFHILFGNILAVQDMDMWITIIVSLLVLATITIFFRPLLLTSFDPILAKSMGVKVTFYHYLLMVILTLVSVTAMQSVGTILIVALLITPAATAYLYVHSLKTMIILSSGLGALASVLGLFIGYSFNIAAGSSIVLTSALLFLISFFIAPKQSGMNKTSKQ; encoded by the coding sequence ATGATTTCTGAATTTATTGATGGTTTGCTAAATTTCCACTTCTTACAAAATGCTCTTATAACGGCTTTAGTTATTGGAATTGTCGGGGGTGCTGTTGGTTGTTTTATTATTTTAAGAGGGATGTCACTTATGGGTGATGCAATTTCACATGCGGTTCTACCTGGGGTAGCCATTTCCTTTATCTTGGGTATTAACTTTTTCATAGGAGCCATCATCTTTGGACTTTTAGCTTCTACAATGATTACCTATATCAAAAGTAATTCCATTATTAAGAGTGACACGGCAATTGGGATTACCTTTTCGAGCTTTCTAGCTCTCGGTATTATTCTCATCGGTGTTGCTAATAGTTCCACAGATCTCTTTCATATTCTCTTCGGGAATATTCTAGCTGTACAAGACATGGATATGTGGATAACGATTATCGTTTCACTTCTCGTACTAGCAACTATTACAATCTTCTTTCGCCCTCTACTCCTAACATCCTTTGATCCAATTTTGGCCAAGTCTATGGGAGTTAAGGTCACCTTCTACCACTACTTACTTATGGTTATTCTAACTTTGGTTTCTGTAACTGCCATGCAGAGTGTTGGCACTATTCTTATTGTGGCACTTTTAATTACACCGGCTGCCACTGCCTACCTTTATGTTCATAGCCTAAAAACAATGATTATTCTCTCATCAGGATTGGGGGCTCTGGCATCTGTTCTAGGTCTTTTTATCGGCTATAGTTTTAATATTGCGGCTGGTTCGAGCATTGTATTAACGTCTGCTCTACTCTTTCTCATCAGCTTTTTCATCGCCCCAAAACAAAGTGGCATGAATAAAACTTCTAAACAATAA
- a CDS encoding metal ABC transporter ATP-binding protein, which translates to MIQIENINVSYQQTLALDNITLNLEGPSITGIIGPNGAGKSTLIKALIGIIPHSGKILFNKQPIRQQLNRISYVAQKADIDFNFPITVRECISLGLYPKTKFFKRLSKSDWSKVTDALTLLGLNDLAHRQISQLSGGQFQRVLIARCLVQEADIILLDEPFVGIDSVSEDIIMNTLRELRDKGKLILIVHHDLSKVPHYFDQVILLNRKLIASGPTNLVFNEDNLRKTYGNSLFYKGDVNDF; encoded by the coding sequence ATGATTCAAATTGAAAATATTAATGTGTCTTACCAACAGACATTAGCTCTGGATAATATCACCTTAAACTTGGAGGGACCTAGTATTACTGGGATTATTGGACCAAATGGTGCTGGTAAATCAACTCTAATTAAAGCATTAATTGGTATTATTCCTCACTCTGGAAAAATCCTTTTCAATAAACAACCTATTCGTCAGCAATTGAATCGTATTTCCTATGTTGCACAGAAGGCTGATATTGATTTTAACTTTCCGATTACTGTCAGAGAGTGCATCTCTCTAGGACTCTATCCCAAAACCAAGTTCTTTAAACGTCTATCTAAGAGTGATTGGTCTAAGGTCACAGATGCTTTAACACTACTTGGTCTAAATGATTTGGCCCATCGACAAATAAGCCAATTATCAGGAGGCCAATTTCAACGTGTTCTAATCGCTCGTTGTCTTGTACAAGAGGCTGATATTATTTTATTAGATGAACCCTTTGTAGGTATTGACTCTGTTAGCGAAGATATTATCATGAACACCTTGAGAGAACTTAGGGACAAAGGTAAGCTTATTCTTATTGTCCACCATGATTTGAGCAAAGTTCCTCATTATTTTGACCAAGTTATCCTCCTAAATCGTAAACTGATTGCTAGTGGGCCTACTAATCTTGTTTTTAATGAGGATAATCTCCGTAAAACCTACGGTAACAGTTTATTTTATAAAGGAGATGTAAATGATTTCTGA
- a CDS encoding membrane protein encodes MKLTIQRMARIAILSALAVGLRSAFIGLPNIQPITAMFFVAVLYLGLVDGLLIMALTMAISGFIFGFGPWVFNQILAFGVLMALWSLIAPRLSLVWQIALVTLLSFLYGVLMDYSYGLLFKSGLTFVISGLLYDTYHAVSTLLFYPFIQSIFRRFLK; translated from the coding sequence ATGAAATTAACGATTCAACGAATGGCTCGGATAGCCATTCTGTCAGCTCTGGCAGTAGGATTACGGTCAGCATTTATAGGATTGCCAAATATTCAGCCTATTACAGCTATGTTTTTTGTGGCTGTTCTTTATTTGGGCTTGGTAGATGGTCTCTTGATTATGGCTTTAACCATGGCCATCTCAGGATTCATCTTTGGTTTTGGTCCCTGGGTCTTTAATCAGATTCTGGCTTTCGGAGTATTGATGGCTCTTTGGAGTTTGATTGCACCTAGGTTATCACTTGTTTGGCAGATAGCTTTGGTAACTCTTTTGTCCTTTCTCTACGGAGTTCTCATGGATTACAGTTATGGCCTCCTATTTAAGAGTGGTCTTACCTTTGTTATCTCTGGTCTTCTTTACGACACCTATCATGCAGTATCGACGCTTCTATTCTATCCATTCATCCAGTCTATTTTTAGGAGGTTTTTGAAATGA
- a CDS encoding DUF4430 domain-containing protein, protein MKKLATYIFLALSLVTLAACGKNEAAKLTSSTNNHQSKVQGQVTLILKTDKESKKKSVEIQKGDTVLDVLEEVYPVQENDGFITEIDGISQDKDKGIYWMFDVNGKLGEKAANQLKVEDGDEIKFYQEKYN, encoded by the coding sequence ATGAAAAAATTAGCGACATATATTTTTCTTGCTTTATCACTTGTTACTCTAGCAGCCTGTGGAAAAAATGAGGCAGCTAAACTTACTAGCAGCACAAATAATCATCAGTCTAAGGTTCAAGGTCAAGTGACTTTGATTTTGAAAACAGATAAGGAAAGTAAGAAAAAATCAGTAGAAATCCAAAAAGGTGATACAGTGCTTGATGTATTGGAAGAGGTATATCCTGTTCAAGAAAACGATGGCTTCATCACTGAGATTGATGGTATTTCTCAAGATAAAGATAAGGGCATCTATTGGATGTTTGATGTCAATGGTAAACTTGGTGAAAAAGCAGCCAACCAACTTAAGGTTGAAGATGGCGATGAAATCAAATTCTATCAAGAAAAGTATAATTAA
- the ppc gene encoding phosphoenolpyruvate carboxylase: MAFNKLESSNNQEIISEEVGILKELLDDATRGMAGEQGLTTIQHLVELYDEGDYVALTQAISEMTNDDMVVASRYFSLLPLLINISEDVDLAYEVNHKNNIDESYLGKLSETFDVVAESENARDILEHVNVVPVLTAHPTQVQRKTMLELTNHIHELLRKHRDVKAGLINKDKWYADLRRYVEIMMQTDIIREKKLKVKNEITNVMEYYNSSLIKAITNLSHEFKRLAVEKGIELDNPTPITMGMWIGGDRDGNPFVTAETLKLSATVQSEVILNYYIEKVDNLYRSFSLSSRLTEVSDTVAEMAKHSPDTSVYRENEPYRRAFSYIQSKLIQTLLFFKEGNFSKERVAKRLSENVRLGSASTGEVVADYVQQRLSQSLQAVSQQTTEFYETAEDFHDDLLAIKNSLLENDDAVLISGDFEELLQAVEVFGFYLATIDMRQDSSVHETCVAELLKSANIVDNYSELTEVEKVAVLLKELQEDPRTLSSTNVPKSEILEKELAIFRTARLLKDYIGEDVIKQHIISHTESVSDMFELAILLKEVGLVDTERARVQIVPLFETIEDLENSNDIMKQYLGYDIVKRWIKNSNNYQEIMLGYSDSNKDGGYLSSGWTLYKAQNELTKIGEERGIKITFFHGRGGTVGRGGGPSYDAITSQPFGTIKDRIRLTEQGEVIGNKYGNKDAAYYNLEMLVSAALDRMVTRQIADPEELVDFREVMDGIVHDSNVIYRDLVFGNEHFYDYFFEASPIKEVSSLNIGSRPAARKTITEISGLRAIPWVFSWSQNRIMFPGWYGVGSAFNRFIQAEEGNLEKLQHMFETWPFFRSLLSNVDMVLSKSDMNIAFHYAQLAESEEVRSVFNIILDEWQLTKDVILAIEKHDGFLDESPSLKASLDFRLPYFNVLNYIQIELIKRLRNNDLTDDEISLIHITINGIATGLRNSG; this comes from the coding sequence TTGGCTTTTAACAAATTGGAAAGCAGTAACAACCAGGAAATCATCTCTGAAGAAGTTGGTATCTTGAAAGAATTGTTGGATGATGCAACACGAGGCATGGCTGGAGAGCAAGGTCTCACAACTATCCAACATTTGGTTGAACTTTATGATGAAGGTGACTATGTGGCCCTTACACAAGCCATTTCAGAAATGACAAATGACGATATGGTCGTTGCATCACGTTATTTCTCTTTGTTACCTCTTTTGATTAATATCTCTGAAGACGTGGATTTGGCTTATGAAGTCAACCACAAGAACAATATTGATGAATCTTATCTAGGTAAGTTGTCTGAAACCTTTGATGTTGTCGCTGAAAGTGAAAATGCACGTGACATTCTTGAACATGTCAATGTCGTGCCAGTATTGACAGCCCACCCAACTCAGGTTCAACGTAAAACCATGCTTGAATTGACTAACCACATTCACGAACTTCTCCGTAAGCATCGTGATGTTAAGGCTGGTCTTATCAACAAGGATAAATGGTATGCAGATTTGCGTCGTTATGTAGAAATCATGATGCAAACAGATATCATTCGTGAGAAAAAACTTAAAGTTAAAAACGAAATCACTAACGTTATGGAGTATTACAACTCCTCATTGATTAAGGCGATTACAAACTTATCACATGAATTCAAACGTTTAGCAGTTGAAAAAGGTATCGAACTTGACAATCCAACACCTATTACTATGGGAATGTGGATTGGTGGTGACCGTGACGGGAACCCATTTGTAACAGCAGAAACTCTTAAACTTTCTGCCACTGTACAAAGTGAAGTTATCCTTAACTACTATATTGAAAAAGTTGATAATCTTTACCGTTCGTTCTCCCTCTCATCACGCTTGACTGAGGTTTCAGATACAGTAGCAGAGATGGCGAAACATTCTCCAGATACATCTGTTTATCGTGAAAATGAACCTTACCGTCGTGCTTTCAGTTACATCCAGTCTAAGTTGATTCAGACACTTCTTTTCTTTAAAGAAGGAAACTTTAGCAAGGAAAGAGTTGCCAAACGTCTTTCTGAAAATGTTCGTCTAGGCTCAGCTTCAACGGGTGAAGTAGTAGCTGATTACGTGCAACAACGTCTCAGCCAAAGTCTTCAAGCTGTCTCACAACAAACGACTGAATTTTATGAAACAGCTGAGGATTTCCATGATGATCTTTTGGCAATCAAAAATTCACTTCTTGAAAACGACGATGCTGTCTTAATTTCAGGTGATTTTGAAGAGCTTCTCCAAGCTGTAGAAGTCTTTGGTTTCTATCTTGCTACAATCGATATGCGTCAGGATTCAAGCGTTCATGAAACTTGTGTGGCAGAATTGCTTAAGTCTGCTAATATTGTTGATAACTATAGTGAATTGACTGAGGTTGAAAAGGTTGCGGTTCTTCTCAAAGAATTGCAAGAAGATCCTCGTACTTTGTCATCAACTAATGTGCCTAAGTCAGAAATTCTTGAAAAAGAATTGGCAATCTTCCGTACAGCTCGTCTCTTGAAAGACTATATTGGTGAAGATGTCATCAAACAACATATTATCTCTCACACTGAGAGCGTTTCTGATATGTTTGAGTTGGCTATCCTTCTTAAAGAAGTTGGCTTGGTTGATACAGAACGTGCGCGTGTCCAAATCGTTCCACTTTTTGAAACTATCGAAGACTTGGAAAACTCTAATGATATCATGAAACAATACCTTGGTTATGATATCGTTAAACGTTGGATTAAGAATAGCAATAACTACCAAGAAATCATGTTGGGTTACTCAGACTCTAACAAAGATGGTGGTTACTTGTCTTCAGGTTGGACGCTTTACAAAGCTCAAAACGAATTGACTAAGATTGGTGAAGAACGTGGTATTAAGATTACATTCTTCCATGGTCGTGGTGGTACTGTCGGTCGTGGTGGTGGTCCATCATACGATGCCATTACGTCTCAGCCATTTGGTACTATTAAAGACCGTATCCGTTTGACTGAACAAGGTGAAGTTATCGGTAATAAATATGGTAATAAGGATGCTGCTTACTACAATCTTGAAATGCTTGTTTCAGCTGCTCTTGACCGTATGGTGACACGTCAAATTGCCGATCCAGAAGAATTGGTTGATTTCCGTGAGGTTATGGACGGAATTGTTCACGATTCAAATGTTATTTATCGTGACCTTGTCTTTGGAAATGAACATTTCTACGATTACTTCTTTGAAGCTAGTCCTATCAAAGAAGTGTCAAGTTTGAATATTGGTTCTCGTCCAGCTGCTCGTAAGACTATTACTGAAATTTCTGGTCTTCGTGCGATTCCTTGGGTATTCTCATGGTCACAAAACCGTATCATGTTCCCAGGTTGGTATGGTGTGGGTTCTGCCTTTAATCGCTTTATCCAAGCTGAAGAAGGCAACCTCGAGAAACTTCAACATATGTTTGAAACATGGCCATTCTTCCGTTCACTTTTGTCAAACGTAGACATGGTGCTTTCAAAATCAGATATGAATATCGCCTTCCACTATGCACAATTGGCAGAAAGTGAAGAAGTTCGTAGTGTCTTCAATATTATTTTGGATGAGTGGCAGTTGACTAAAGATGTCATTCTTGCTATTGAAAAACATGATGGCTTCCTAGATGAGAGTCCGTCACTTAAAGCAAGTTTGGACTTCCGTTTGCCATACTTCAATGTCTTGAACTACATCCAAATTGAATTGATTAAACGTCTTCGTAACAATGATTTGACCGACGACGAAATTAGCCTTATTCACATTACCATCAATGGTATTGCAACAGGTCTTCGTAACTCTGGTTAA
- the holA gene encoding DNA polymerase III subunit delta gives MIAMETIEKLSKEKLPMITVLAGEDLGQYSQAKEKFLKQIGFDPSDLTYSYFDMSETDYQDAELDLESMPFFADEKVVIFDHFADMTTAKKSYLDEKELKRLENYLESPVETTLLVLMSAGKLDGKRRLVKLLKRDAMVLEAGPLKDAELRTYFQKQAHQEGLTFDTGVFEELLIKSNFDFSDVQKNLAFLKGYKTEGNISSQDIAEAIPKSLQDNIFDMTQLLIRGQIQSVRELVHDLRLQGEDEIKLIAVMLGQFRTYLQVKLLSAQGKSEQQIVSSLSDYLGRKVNQFQVRFALRDSRPLSVAFLKMTIKILVETDYQIKTGTLDKDYLFDLALLKILSNR, from the coding sequence ATGATTGCTATGGAAACGATTGAAAAGCTGTCCAAAGAAAAGCTTCCCATGATAACTGTCTTGGCTGGTGAGGATTTAGGACAGTATAGTCAAGCTAAAGAAAAATTTTTAAAACAAATTGGTTTCGATCCCAGTGACTTGACCTATTCTTATTTTGATATGTCAGAGACTGATTATCAAGATGCTGAGCTCGATTTAGAAAGTATGCCTTTTTTTGCAGATGAGAAGGTGGTCATTTTTGATCATTTCGCAGATATGACTACTGCTAAAAAGTCGTATCTGGATGAGAAAGAGTTGAAGCGTCTTGAAAATTATCTTGAGTCTCCTGTTGAAACAACTCTTCTTGTCTTAATGTCTGCAGGTAAGCTAGATGGAAAGCGTCGTTTAGTCAAACTTCTCAAACGTGATGCCATGGTGCTTGAAGCTGGTCCTTTAAAAGATGCAGAACTTAGAACTTATTTTCAAAAGCAGGCGCATCAAGAGGGGCTTACTTTTGATACAGGAGTTTTTGAGGAACTTTTGATCAAGTCAAATTTTGATTTTTCAGATGTTCAAAAAAACTTAGCTTTTCTAAAGGGATATAAAACTGAAGGGAATATCTCATCACAGGACATTGCGGAGGCCATTCCGAAAAGTTTGCAAGATAACATTTTTGATATGACGCAACTTCTTATACGAGGACAGATTCAGAGCGTTCGTGAATTGGTTCATGATTTACGGCTTCAGGGTGAAGATGAGATTAAGTTGATTGCAGTTATGTTGGGACAGTTTCGTACCTATTTACAGGTTAAACTTTTATCTGCTCAGGGTAAAAGTGAGCAGCAAATTGTTTCAAGTTTATCAGATTATCTAGGGCGTAAAGTTAATCAGTTTCAGGTTCGTTTCGCACTGAGAGATAGCCGTCCCTTATCAGTAGCATTCTTAAAGATGACGATTAAGATTTTAGTAGAGACAGATTACCAGATAAAAACAGGAACTTTAGATAAAGACTACTTGTTTGATTTAGCACTTTTAAAAATTCTATCAAACCGCTAG
- the sodA gene encoding superoxide dismutase SodA, with translation MAIILPDLPYAYDALEPYIDAETMTLHHDKHHATYVANANAALKKHPEIGEDLEALLADVEQIPADIRQALINNGGGHLNHALFWELLSPEKQEPTAEVAAAINEAFGSFEAFQEAFTAAATTRFGSGWAWLVVNDEGKLEVVSTANQDTPISDGKKPILALDVWEHAYYLNYRNVRPNYIKAFFEIINWNKVAELYAAAK, from the coding sequence ATGGCAATTATTCTTCCAGACCTTCCTTACGCATATGATGCTTTGGAACCATACATTGATGCTGAAACAATGACTCTTCACCACGATAAACACCATGCAACTTATGTAGCAAATGCTAATGCTGCTCTTAAAAAACACCCAGAAATTGGTGAAGATCTTGAAGCACTTTTGGCTGATGTGGAACAAATCCCAGCTGATATTCGTCAAGCACTTATTAATAATGGTGGTGGACACCTTAACCACGCACTTTTCTGGGAACTTTTGTCTCCTGAAAAACAAGAACCAACTGCTGAAGTAGCAGCTGCTATTAACGAAGCTTTCGGATCATTTGAAGCCTTCCAAGAAGCTTTCACAGCAGCAGCAACAACTCGTTTTGGTTCAGGTTGGGCATGGCTTGTTGTTAACGATGAAGGTAAACTTGAAGTTGTTTCAACTGCTAACCAAGACACTCCTATCTCAGACGGTAAGAAACCAATCTTGGCGCTTGATGTTTGGGAGCATGCTTACTACCTAAACTACCGTAACGTACGTCCAAACTACATCAAAGCTTTCTTTGAAATCATTAACTGGAATAAAGTTGCAGAGCTTTATGCAGCAGCTAAATAA
- a CDS encoding serine hydrolase, which produces MKKKKKHSSKKYSGSRRKTKDKKKDSVKQDLQQDVKKDTKDTKKDVKKGAKKDNKKASKKDAKKTSKKSVDKKSAEETVVPVEHKENETKTETLALRSRRSKKSKSKSSRDDKKAYIILAFLGVLVILLFVAMLALAGRGKQAGHTGSLGNIFGSSSKVTKKEDKEKEEKVTPTNKSAEAKQAVMEADADTMYGNGLYYDYANMTLNQVVEAFMADQGIESSQIAFSYKNTKTNEQFSMNDTQPMTAGSTYKLPLNMLVMDQVNKGKLSLTERFDITNTEYEYQAEHDSYVAAFGGSMTIPEMQEYSLVYSENTPAYALAERLGGMEKFYGMLDKYGKSKGEVKTIQMHGNKTTTDYYIQVLDYLWKHQEDYKDILKYLGESFPEYYYKTYNQGLTIYQKPGYVREALNVDAIVMEDTPYLIAIYTRYLGGSNEETSEVNNVGLQQLEMLSYVINEWHRVNMN; this is translated from the coding sequence ATGAAAAAAAAGAAAAAACATTCAAGCAAGAAGTACAGTGGAAGTCGCCGAAAAACTAAAGATAAAAAGAAAGATTCGGTAAAACAAGACCTTCAACAAGACGTCAAGAAAGACACTAAAGATACTAAAAAAGATGTCAAAAAAGGCGCTAAGAAAGACAACAAAAAAGCATCGAAAAAAGATGCTAAAAAGACTTCTAAAAAATCAGTAGACAAGAAGTCAGCTGAGGAAACAGTAGTACCAGTTGAACACAAGGAAAACGAAACAAAAACTGAAACCTTGGCACTTAGAAGTAGACGCTCTAAGAAATCTAAATCAAAATCATCTCGTGATGATAAAAAAGCATATATTATCTTAGCCTTCCTAGGTGTTCTGGTAATACTTTTGTTTGTTGCCATGCTTGCTTTAGCAGGACGTGGGAAACAAGCTGGACACACCGGTAGCCTTGGAAATATCTTCGGCTCTAGTTCTAAAGTCACTAAAAAAGAAGACAAAGAAAAAGAGGAAAAGGTAACTCCAACTAATAAATCGGCCGAAGCTAAACAAGCAGTCATGGAAGCAGATGCAGATACCATGTATGGTAATGGATTGTATTATGATTATGCTAATATGACATTGAACCAAGTGGTTGAAGCTTTTATGGCTGACCAAGGTATCGAGTCTAGCCAAATTGCCTTTTCATATAAAAATACCAAGACAAATGAGCAATTCTCTATGAATGATACTCAGCCAATGACTGCAGGATCAACTTATAAATTGCCACTAAACATGCTTGTCATGGATCAGGTTAATAAAGGAAAACTTTCTTTAACTGAACGTTTTGATATTACTAATACTGAGTATGAATATCAGGCTGAGCACGATAGTTATGTTGCTGCTTTCGGTGGTTCAATGACTATTCCAGAAATGCAAGAGTATTCTCTTGTTTACTCTGAGAATACTCCAGCCTATGCTTTGGCGGAACGCCTTGGTGGTATGGAAAAATTCTATGGTATGCTTGATAAATATGGTAAATCAAAAGGTGAAGTGAAGACTATCCAAATGCATGGTAATAAGACAACAACGGATTATTACATCCAAGTTTTGGATTATCTCTGGAAACACCAAGAGGATTATAAAGACATTCTCAAATATTTAGGAGAGTCTTTCCCAGAATATTATTATAAAACATATAATCAAGGATTGACTATTTATCAGAAACCAGGTTATGTCCGTGAAGCACTTAACGTTGATGCTATTGTAATGGAAGATACACCATATCTTATTGCAATTTATACACGTTACCTAGGAGGTTCTAACGAAGAAACTTCAGAGGTTAATAATGTGGGATTACAACAATTAGAGATGCTCTCTTATGTTATTAATGAGTGGCACCGTGTTAATATGAACTAA
- a CDS encoding prepilin peptidase, producing the protein MLSIIYFFLGASLGSFIGLVCDRFPENSIIFPSSHCSHCEHQLRFSEMIPILSQLFLKSRCRSCQSPIPFRYLFMEIFCGIICLLYFYDFLNLEVTYFLYFSLCLSIFDLKQKSYPLLIWIVGTVPLLFMGNYYLTFAIGIILAFLSFIKHLNIGEGDFLYLASASLIFPFSKILLTIELACLLGLAYFLIRRNLKECIAFVPFLFLGIVLLTFYSIV; encoded by the coding sequence ATGTTAAGCATTATTTATTTTTTTCTAGGAGCCTCTTTAGGCTCATTTATCGGACTAGTTTGTGATCGTTTTCCTGAGAACTCGATTATTTTTCCTAGTAGTCACTGTAGCCATTGCGAGCATCAGTTGCGTTTTTCCGAGATGATTCCTATCCTCTCACAACTTTTCTTAAAATCTCGATGTCGTTCATGTCAGTCTCCTATACCTTTTCGTTACCTCTTTATGGAAATATTTTGTGGGATAATATGTCTTCTATATTTCTATGACTTTTTAAATCTTGAAGTAACCTACTTTCTTTACTTCAGCCTTTGTTTATCTATTTTTGATTTGAAACAGAAATCCTATCCACTTCTGATCTGGATAGTTGGAACAGTCCCACTCCTATTCATGGGCAACTATTACCTCACATTTGCCATAGGGATAATCCTCGCTTTCCTTTCTTTTATAAAACATCTAAATATTGGGGAAGGTGATTTTCTCTACTTAGCAAGTGCCTCACTTATTTTCCCATTTTCAAAAATACTTCTAACTATCGAGCTTGCGTGCCTATTAGGGCTAGCGTACTTCCTTATACGAAGAAATCTTAAGGAATGTATCGCATTTGTCCCATTTCTTTTTCTAGGGATTGTACTTCTTACCTTTTATTCAATTGTATAG
- a CDS encoding Dps family protein, with protein sequence MVDSIKETINETVNQQAETPTNTKTKAVLNQAVADLSVAASIVHQVHWYMRGPGFLYLHPKMDELMDSLNAHLDVISERLITIGGEPYSTLVEFSSNSGLTETTGTFDKPMSDQIQLLVDTYKYLSVLFQVGLDITDAEGDAPSNDIFTAAKSEIDKTIWMLTAELGQAPGLR encoded by the coding sequence ATGGTAGATTCAATTAAAGAAACAATCAATGAAACGGTTAACCAACAAGCTGAAACTCCAACAAATACAAAAACTAAAGCAGTTTTGAATCAAGCAGTTGCTGATTTGTCTGTAGCAGCTTCAATTGTTCACCAAGTTCATTGGTATATGCGTGGTCCTGGTTTCCTCTATCTTCATCCAAAAATGGATGAATTGATGGATAGTTTGAATGCTCATCTTGATGTTATTAGTGAACGTTTGATTACTATCGGTGGGGAACCATACTCAACTTTGGTAGAATTTTCATCTAATTCAGGCTTGACTGAAACTACTGGCACATTTGATAAACCGATGTCTGATCAAATTCAATTATTGGTTGATACATACAAATATTTGTCAGTATTGTTCCAAGTTGGTTTGGATATCACAGATGCAGAAGGAGATGCTCCTTCAAATGATATCTTCACTGCAGCTAAATCTGAAATTGATAAGACAATCTGGATGTTGACTGCTGAACTTGGACAAGCACCTGGATTGAGATAA